TCGTCGAAAGCGGAGACCGCCATACTGCCGGCGTTCGAGAACAGCACGTCGAGACGGCCGAAACGCCGTCTGGCGGCACCGACGAGATGCTCGACATCGCCCCGCCGCCGCACATCAGTGCACACTGCGACCGCCGCCCCACCGGAATCAGTGATGCGCTGCACCACGTCATCGAGGCGGTCAGTGCGGCGCGCACCGAGGACGACGGCCGCGCCGCGGGCCGCGAGATGGATGGCGGTGGCGGCACCGATTCCGCTCGACGCGCCGGTGATGGCCACCGTTTTACCCTTGATGCCCGTCATCGTCCTCCCCCCGGATAGAATAAACGGACAGTTGTCCGCATCTACTCGAAAGGTTACCGGACATATGTCCGTTTCGCCTGCCGGCGACAGGTCCACTCCGCGCCGCGCCGACGCGCGGCAGAATCGAGCGCGCATCCTCGAGGTCGCCAGCGCCGCCCTCGACGTCGAACCCGACGCCACACTCCAGTCCATCGCCGCGGCCGCAGGCGTCGGGCAGGCCACGCTGTATCGGCACTTCCCGACCCGCGAGGTGTTGCTGGCCGAGGTCTACCGAGACGACTTCGAGCACCTCGTCGAGGCGTCGGCAGACCTGCTGCGGCGACACGATCCCGACGCCGCCCTGCGGGCATGGCTGGACATCTTGGCCGCGTTCGGCCGGAGGAAGCACGCGCTGTCCCATGTCCTGGACGCCGCAACGCGCGATGACCTTCATCACGAGCAGTACGACCGCATCCTCGACGCGATCGGCCAGCTTCTGACCGCGGGCCAGAGCACCAGAACGCTGCGGGGTGATGTGCACCCCGAGGACGTGCTGCCACTGGTCAGCTTCCTGTGGCGACTCGACACCCGCGTCGACGACCGGGTGCCGCACCTGCTGGACTTGGTCGTCGACGCGTTGCGGGCCCGGCCTCAGCCCTGAAACCTCACGCGGTGCGCGCCTCATCGCGCTGCGCCAGGCTTCGCGCGTACCCGGTGCCCATTCCGAGCAGCACCAGACCGACCACGATGAACGCCGCGACACGGAACATGCCGTCCAGGGTCCCGAGGTCGAACAGGAACAGCTTCGTGGTGGCCGCCGCCGTCAACGCCAGTCCGCCGATGATCGGCGCGGTCCGCCGCTGCGGGTCAGTCACGCGCCGCGCGGCGACCAGAAGCGCTGCGGCAGCACCGATCCAGCAGATCGTGGCCGCCATGTGCCCGGCCAGGAACCCACCACCGACACCGCCGATCAGCACACCGGCCGTCACGGTGAACATCGTGACGGAATAGAGCGCCACGAGTCCCGCGCCGATCGACAGCACGCGCACACCGTCACCCGCGAGGTCGGCACTTCCGGCCCACGTGTAGACGATCGCACCCGCGCACGCGATCGCCAGCGCGCTCGCGGCGAGGTTCGAGACCGACAGCGACACAGCGAGTTCGGTGCCCTCGAGCAGGTAGACGGGCGGCGCATAGGCGAGGAACGCCAGACCTCCGACGGCCGCGAACGCCAGGCCGATCCATTTCGCGGTGCGACTGCGGCGACCGGCCAGCGTGACCACCAGCGCCAATCCGAGCAGCGCAGGCGCTTCGACCTCGCCGTCGAAGGCCTCGGTCACCGCGATCAGCGCGGCGAAGGCCGACAATGCCGACCAGATCACGACGACGGGAGCGACGACGCCGGCGATCCTGCGTCCCGACACGCTCAGCGCCAGCATGCCCGCGGCGACGGCGGCAGCCATCAGCACGGCCGGCACTCGAGGCACCGCGACGCCCGCGGCCAACGCGGGGAGCACGCCGACCACCGTGAGCAGTCCCATCGCGGTCGAACGGGTGGAGGTCGGCAACAACACGATCGTGGACACCACGGCCAACAGCGCCGCGACGGCACATGCGCCTCCCAACAGCCAGGCGTCGTCCAGATCCCCGGACACGCTCGTGATGAACAGAGCCACCAGCAAGGGCAGCGTGACTCCGGCCGTGCGCGCGGCGTGCATCCACATCCAGTCCCGGCCCAGTTGCGCGGGCAGTGCCGCCGCGGACAACGCGGTCATGAATCCGATCAGCAGCAACGTGACCCCATCGGCGACGATCGGCGCCAGCACGACCAGGGGCACCAGGACGAGCAGCGCCAGCTGCTGAGAGTTCCATCGCCGCGCCAGGGTCAGCCCCCCGCCTCCGATCGCCGCAGCAGTCACCAACCCGAGCGCGGGTGGGAGCCAACCGTAGATCGTGGTGATCGCGATGACGTCCATATAGGCCGCGGCGATGCCCGTGGCGGTCAGAGCGACACCACCGACCTGTCCACCTGGCCTGTCCTGCAGTCGGATTCCGATCCCGACCAGTCCCGCCGCCAGGAGCGCGCCTGCCGCGACACGAATCTCGGGACGCAGGATCCCGGCCTGCGCCGCCAGCACCAGAAGCAGCACGACGCCGACGAGAGTCACGGCGACCCCTGCGATTGCGAGCAGCTTGCCGATCCAGTTCTGGTCCTCGTCGCGCTGCAACCGTGCCGAGAGCTTCTGCCGCGGCGGTGCGGGCACGTAGGGCGGCATCACCATGGGTTGCGGCGGAAGGGGTTGGGGCATCGGCGGCGGCGGAGGCAGCGGTGCCATGACGGGCACTGGCGGGGGCGCCATGGCCGGAGCCACCTGCGCAGGAACTGCCGAACCGAGTTCCCTGAACTGGACCGACACGGCGGCCATGTGCTGCGACAACTGATCGAGTTCGACGGACAGCCGTTGCAGGGCATCCTGATGCGGTGCAGTCATCGCTCCATCCTGGCCGCCACAACGCGGGCAGCGGATGAGTAGGACTACCGGGTTTTCAGGGTTCCTTGTCGAGACCGTGCTCGATCGCGTACCGGGTCAACTCCACGCGATTGGCCAACTGCAGTTTGCGGAACGTGGCCTGGACGTGGTTCTCGACGGTGCGGTGGCTGACCGACAGCTTGGCCGCAATCTGCTTGGCGGTCAACCCTTTTGCGACATGTCGCAGCACCTCGGTCTCCCGTTCGGTGAGCGTGGGACCGCTGTCGCCTGCCTTGGGCCCCAGCGCGATACGGCGATACTCCCCCAGTACCAGGCCCGCCAGGCTCGGGGTGAACACCGCGCGACCCTGCGCGGTGGCGCGCACCGCGTCGGCGAGTTCGGTTCGTGACGCGCTCTTCACCAGGTATCCCGTCGCCCCGGCCTTGACCGCCTGCAGGACGTCCTCGCGCTCCCCCGAGGCCGACAGCACGAGCACCCGACTCGACGGCGACACCTCGAGTACGCCCACCGTCGCCGCGGCCCCGTCGCCGTCGGGCAGGTGCATGTCCATCAAGACCACATCGGGGCGCACCACCGCGGCGCGACGACGCGCGGAAGCGACACCGTCCGCGGTGGCCACCACCTCGAACCCGTCGTCGGCGAGGTCGCGCGCGACCGCGTCGCGCCAGATCGGGTGGTCGTCGACGACCATCACCGTCGGACTGTCAGCCACGAAACTCACCCCTGTCCGTCAGCACCCCGCGGCACCGTCAACTCCCATTCCACACCCCCACCGACCTCGGTGGTCAAGTCCGCGGTGCCTCCCACGGCCTGCAGTCGCCTGACGATGGACTGCGATATGCCCATCCGCCCTTCGGCTTCGGCCTGCTGGAGCCGGCCGGGCGCGATTCCGACGCCGTCGTCCCGCACACTCACGATGACGCGGTCACCGAGGTCCTCGAGGAGGACATACGCCGTCGCACCCGGACCGGCGTGCGCGGCCACGTTGTCGAGCACGTTGCCGACCGCGGCGCCGATCTCGGCGACGACCCCGGCCGCCAGTGGCACCGTGGTGGCGGGAACGCTCACGACAACCCGTTCGGCCGCAAAACGATTCAACGTCACGCGCAGGTCCACCAGCCCGGTGTCCGCACTGCCGGGGACTTCCTCAGTGCTCACCAGTCGGCGCAGCGCACGCTCCTGCTCGCCGGCGAGCACCGCGAGTTCGGTCGTGGGGCCGCCGATCTCGCGCCCGCGCTTGGCCACCAGCGCGAGCACCTGGATGACTCCGTCGTGCACCTGGCGCGCCAACCGCTCGCGTTCGGCCACCGCCGCCGACATCCGCACGGCCCGTTCGAGTTCGGCGTGCGCTCGCCGCGCCGTCTGCGCTGCCATGCCGACCGCGAGGCCGACCGCGAGTTCGATGATGATCGTCGCGTTGCTGGCCAGATCAATGCTGACGTAACCCTTCAACGCACCGTAGACCGCCATCATCGCGCACCCGGCCAGCATGCCGAAGATGGGTCCGCGCAGGATCGCCGCCGAAATCGTGACATTGGTGGCCCACAGCGTGGTGGGCCAGGACTGGTTGTCCGCGATCCACTCCGCCGAGGCCACAAGGTGGGTGGACCAGATCAATCCTGCGACCACGACGAATTCGGCGAGCACCCAGGCGGGCCGGCGACCGAAGCCCTGCACGTAGGCCACCGCGCAGGCCAGGGTCCACGCCGACAGCACGCCGAACAGCACCCAGCCCAGTACCGGACGCTCGAGTTCATCGACCGAGGCGATCTCAAATCCGGCCGCGTAGACGAAACTCAGCAGGCGGAAGATCTGGGCAGCGCGCCACATCGGCGCGGTGGGATCGTGGAGGGGCGGCGCAGCAGCGCTCACCTGGCCGCCCCGTTGATGATCGGCTCGTCGATCATCCCTCGTTCGACACCCCACATGGTCGCGATGGTCCGGTATTCGCCCGTGCTGATCAGGTGTGCGAGAGCCTGGCGGAGCGACTCGGTCAGGCCCGAACCCTTCGCGACGGCCCACCCGTAGAGGCCGGCGTCGAACACCTCCCCCGTGACCTCGATCGCGCCGCCGCTGGTCTTGACGGCGAATCCGGTGACCGGAGAGTCGGCGGACATCGCGTCGACCTCACCGGCGATGAGCGCAGCGGTCAGATCGTCCTGCCGGGTGTAGACGACCTTATCGATGGGCGGCCGTCCGGCCGCGATGCAGGCCGCGCTCTTGGCCGGGATCTCCTCAGTCTCCTGAATCACGGCGTAGGCCACCCCGACCCGCAGGCCGCACGCGTCGTTGGGATCGACGTGGACGCCGGGACGTTGCGCCCACAGCGTGCCTGCTTCGAAGTAGTCCACGAAGTCGACGATCTCCTGACGTTCCCGGGTGTCGGTCACCGAGGACATCCCGACATTGAAGCTGCCGGACTGCACCGACCCGAGGATGCTCTCGAACGCCGTTTCGCGGAAGTCCGGCGTCAACCCCACCGTGCGGGCCACGGCATTCATCAGGTCGACATCGAATCCCACCAGTTCGCCGTAGGAGTCGCGGAACTCGTTCGGCGCGTACGGCACGTTGACCCCGATGACGAGACGGCCGGTGGCGCGGATCTCCGGCGGCACGGTGTCCGCGATCGCCGGGACTGCACCCGCGGGTGCCGCCTGCGGGACGGTCGCGGTGCTCTCCGACACGCTCGCGGTCCGGGTGCGCTCGTCGTGACCGGAGCGCAGCTGCCAGGCCGCCAGCGTGGACACCGAGGCCACCAGGGCGACGACCGCGCCGACTACGGCAAGCCGACGGCGAATCGACGGCCTCCGGACCGTGGCACGGTGCGCTGATCTGCCGGTGTTCCTGCGATCGGCGCGGATTCGGGGCCGTTCCACCGCCCTGCGAGTGGCAGCGGCCAACTCGGACGCGGTCTGATAGCGGCGCTCCGGATCCTTGGCCATGCCCTTCTCGATGACCTCGTCGAAGGCCACCAGGGCGGGATCCGCATCGGAGGGGCACGGCGGCGGATTCACCATGTGCCCGGCGATCTGCTGTTCCAGGCTGTCGCTCGGATAAGGCCTGCTGCCCGTAAGACACTCGTAGAGCACACAGGCCAGCGCGTAGATGTCCGAACGGGGGTCACTCAGGCCACCGCTGAACCGCTCGGGCGCCATATACGCCAGGGTGCCCAGAGTGTTGCCGGTCGTCGTGACGCCCGGTTCGGTGGTGGCCCGAGCCAGCCCGAAGTCGATGAGGTAGACGAACTCACTCTCGGAGATCAGGATGTTCGACGGTTTGACGTCGCGGTGCACCAGGCCGGCGGCATGTGCGGCATCGAGCGCCGAGGCGACCTGCTCGACCACCACGGCCGCGAGTTCGGTGCCCAGGGGCTTGTCCCGCCGCGCCAGGATGTCCCCGAGGTTGAGCCCCTCGACCAGGCGCATGTCCAGATACAGTCGGCCGTCGATCTCGCCGTAGCTGTGGATGGGGACCACGTGCGGATCGTTGACGCCCGCCGCGGCGTGCGCCTCGCGCCGGAAACGCTGCTGAAAGACGGCGTCCTGGGCCAGATGCGGCGGCAGCAGCTTGAGCGCGACCACGCGATCGGTCTTGGTGTCACGGGCGCGGTACACCTCGCCCATGCCGCCACGACCAAGCAGCTCAAGTAGTTCGTAGTGTCCGAACCGCTGCGAAGACCCCGAAGACCCTGTATCCACCGTCTGCTCCCAGGCGCCCCGGCGCCCCCCGTCCCAAGTTGACTGAGGTTACATCACCTTTGACAGGAAAGTTCGGGTGCGTTCGTGCTGGGGGTTGCTGAGCAGCTCACGCGGGGCACCGCGTTCGACGACGACGCCGGCGTCCATGAACACCAGCTCGTCGGCGACCTCGCGCGCGAATCCCATCTCATGGGTCACGACGACCATCGTCATACCTTCGGCAGCAAGCTTTTTCATGACTGCCAGCACCTCGCCGACCAGTTCGGGGTCGAGCGCCGACGTCGGCTCGTCGAACAGCATGAGCTTGGGGTTCATCGCGAGCGCACGCGCGATGGCGACGCGCTGCTGCTGACCGCCCGACAGCTGAGCCGGATACGCGTCCGCCTTCTCGGCCAGGCCGACCTGCTTGAGCAGATCGCGGCCTCGGTCGTGCGCCTCCCGCTTCTTGACCCTTTTGACCTGGATGGGCGCCTCGATGATGTTCTCCAGCGCCGTGCGGTGCGGAAACAGGTTGAAGTGCTGGAACACCATGCCGACGTCGCGACGTTGCCGCGCGACCTCGCGCGGTTTCATCTCGTGCAGTTTCCCGCCGCGTTCGTGGTAGCCCACCAACTCGCCGTCGACGTAGAGTCGCCCCGCGTTGACGTTCTCGAGATGGTTGATGCACCGCAGGAACGTCGATTTGCCCGACCCGGACGGACCGACCAGGACCAGCACCTGCCCCTTCTGGACCTCCAGGGTGATGCCCTTGAGGACCTTGAGTGCGCCGAAGTCCTTGCAGACCGACTCAGCCTTGACCATCGGTGTCATGTCACTCTCCCGGAGTCTCAAGCTGAGCTTTGGCCAGTGCCTCAAGCTGTTTGGTGGTCAACTTGCGCGACGCCCCCCGCGAGTAATACCGCTCGAGGTAGTACTGGCCGACCATCAGGATGCTCGTGACCACCAGGTACCACGTCGCGGCGACCAGCAGCAGCGGGACCGGTTCGAATGTGCGCGCGGCGATCTCCCGGGACGTGATGCCGTAGAGGTCGAGCGTGAACGGCACCGCGGTGACCAACGACGTGGTCTTGAGCATGCTGATCACTTCGTTGCCTGTCGGCGGAATGATGACCCGCATCGCCTGCGGCAGCACCGTGCGCCGCATCGCCATACCCCACGACATGCCGAGCGCCGTGGAGGCCTCCAACTGCCCCTCGGGCACGGAATTGATTCCCGCGCGGATGATCTCGGCCATGTAGGCCGCCTCGTTGAGCGCCAGGCCAACGATCGCGAGCAGGAACGGGATGGACAGTGCCTGCAGGTTGACCTGCAGCAGTGACGGCCCGAACGGCACTCCCAGCTGGATGTTCTGGTAGATGGTCGGCAGCAGACCCCAGAACACCAGTTGCACGTAGATCGGGGTGCCGCGGAAGATCCACAGGTACATCCAGGCCACCCAGCGGAGCACGGGATTCGGCGACAGCCGCATCACGGCGATCAGCACGCCCAGGGCGATGGCGATGACCATCGAATAGACCGTCAGCTGAAGCGTGTTGAGCAGGCCGACCGTCAGGACCCGCTCATTGAACAGGTACTCGAAGTAGGTGGACCACCGGTAGGCCGGGTTGGTGGCAGCCCCGTAGAGGAAGAGGGCGGCCAGCACCAGGATGACGATCGCCGTCACCCACCGCCAGGGATGCCGTAGCGGGACCGCGTCGATGGCAGCAGGTGGCGACGAAACGTCTGTAGTCATGGTGCGATCCGTGTGATCAGCTGATCGCGCCGTTGATCACCGGCTTGTCGATCATTCCCTCTTCGACACCCCACTTGGTGGCGATGGCCTTGTACTCGCCGTTCTCGATGAGGTGCTCGAGCGCCTTCTGCAGGGCAGCGGCCAGGGCCGAACCCTTCGCGACGGGCCAACCGTACGGGGCCGCGTCGAAGACCTCGCCAGCCGCCTCGAGCTTGCCGTTGGTCTCCTTGATCGCATAGGCCGTCACGGGCGAATCGGCCGACATCGCGTCGGTCTGGCCGAGGATCACCGCGTTGGTGGCGGCGTCCTGACCGTCGAACGGCACGATGTTGATCGCGGGCTTGCCTGCGTCCGTGCACGCCTTGCTCTTGGCGGGCAGTTCGTCGGTCTCCTGATACGTGGTGGCCTGCACCGCGACACGCTTGCCGCACGCGTCATTGGGGTCGATCGGCGTGCCCGGGCGCTGCGCCCACTGCGTGCCTGCCGAGAAGTAGGTCACGAAGTCGACGGTGTTCTCGCGTTCCTTGGTGTCGGTGAACGACGACATGCCGACGTTGTAGGTGCCGCCCTGGATCGAGGGGATGATCTTCGCGAAGTCGGCTTCGCGGTACTCGGGGGTGAGGCCGAGCGTCGCGGCGATCGCGTTCATCAGGTCGACGTCGAACCCGACGATCTTGCCGCTCTCGTCCTTGAACTCGTTGGGCTTGTAGGGGATGTTGACCCCGACGACGAGCTTGCCGGAAGCCTTGATGTCCTCGGGCACCGTGTTGGCGATGTCGTCGACCTTGGTCGCCGAGCCGGCCTCTGAGGTGGCCGACTCGGACGACGACTCACCTCCGCTGGCGCAGCCTGACAGCGCGAACACGCTCGCCGCGGCAACGATGGCTGCGCGGCGCCACCAGCGTGCACTCACCCGACGGTTTTGCATTACTGCTTCCACGTTGATCTCTTTCTGTGCTCTGTCGGGCTCATTCTGCGCAGGGGCCGCGCAGTCGATTCCCGCAGTCTTCGGCCGTCAGCCCTCGCCCAAGCAGAGCACGTTATCCATCCGAGCCCTGGAGCGCACTGTCGGTAACGGAACATTAACGATCAGGCCTGTTTCACGGGTCAACATTCGCCACTTCGATTGCTCCCTCAAATGCCCTGTCGGCTGCGGTGGGTGTGACACACTTTCGACATGGAGAAAAGCGTGGACGACGTCGGGCAAACCACCACTGCCCCAAGCCTGTTGCCGCACCTCTGGAAGACGACGCTGATCTCGGGCATCCTTGCCCTGATCCTCGGTGTGCTGGCGCTGGCGTGGCCCGGCAAGACCATCATCGTGGCTGCCATCTTCTTCGGTGCGTACCTGCTGGTCAGCGGCCTCATGCAGGTGGTGTTCGCCTTCAGTCTGCGGATTTCCGGCGCACAACGCGCCCTCCTGCTGATCAGCGGCCTCGCGTCGCTGGTCCTGGCGGTGCTGTGTTTCCTGAGCCTGCAGGACTCGATCCTGCTGCTGGCGATCTGGATCGGCATCGGATTCGTCTTCCGCGGAATCTCCACCACCATCTCGGCCATCAGCGACAAGACGCTGCCGGCCCGCGGTTGGGAGATCTTCTTCGGCGTCGTGAGCCTGGTGGCCGGCATCGTGATGCTGGTGTGGCCCGGACTCTCTCTTGTCACACTGTTCCAGGTGGTGGGCATCTGGCTGATCGTGCTCGGAGTCTTCGAGATCGTGGCGGCCCTGCGCATCCGTACGGCCACCAAAGTGCTCACCAGCTACTGAAGACGAACTGCAACGCACGTCACCCTGGTTCCACCGGCGCGCTACTACTACAATCCGTAGTAATAAGAACCCGCAGCTCGGGAGTTGGTCCACATGGATGCATTGGACGTATCGCGGTGGCAGTTCGGTATCACCACCGTCTACCACTTCATCTTCGTACCGCTGACCATCGGACTGGCGCCGCTCATCGCGGTGATGCAGACGATCTGGCACGTCACTGGGCGACCCGAGTGGTACCGGCTGACACGGTTTTTCGGCAAGCTGTTCCTGATCAACTTCGCGATCGGCGTGGCGACCGGCATCGTGCAGGAGTTCCAGTTCGGAATGAACTGGAGCGAGTACTCACGGTTCGTGGGAGACATCTTCGGCGCACCGCTGGCCATGGAGGGCCTGGTCGCGTTCTTCTTCGAGTCCACCTTCATCGGCCTGTGGATCTTCGGGTGGACCCGACTGCCGCGGGCCGTGCACCTGGCCTGCATCTGGATCGTGGCGATCGCGGTCAACATGTCGGCGTTCTTCATCATCTCCGCCAACTCGTTCATGCAGCATCCTGTCGGCGCGCAGTTCAACCCGGAGACCGGCCGGGCCGAGTTGCAGAGCATCGTCGCGCTGTTCACCAACAACACCGCGATCTGGGCGTTCATGCACGCTGTGGCGGCCTCCTTCCTGACCGCCTCGGTCTTCGTGGCGTGTGTGTGCGCGTGGTGGATGGTGCGCAACAATCGCCGCCCACAGGCACCTGAGGCGGAGTCGGACACTTCTCGCGCCGACACTTCTGGCGCCGACAACGCGCACATGTTCCGGCCCGCCACGATTCTGGGCTGCTGGGTGGCCCTGGTGGCCGCGGCCGGACTGTTCTGGACCGGCGACATCCAGGGCAAGCTCATGTTCGAGCAGCAGCCCATGAAGATGGCCTCCGCGGAGTCGTTGTGCCACACCGAGACCGACCCGATGTTCTCGGTCCTCACCGTGGGAACCCACAACAACTGCGACAGCATCGTCCGCGTGCTCGAAGTGCCCTACGTACTGCCGTTCCTGGCCGAGAGCAAGTTCAGCGGAGTCACTCTGCAGGGCGTCGAGGACCTGCAGCTCGCCGCCGAGGAGAAGTTCGGCCCCGGCAACTACCGGCCCAACCTGTTCGTCACCTACTGGTCCTTCCGCGCGATGATCGGCTTCCTGGCGTTTCCGATGCTGTTCGCATTGACCGCGCTGTGGCTGACCCGGCGCGGACGCACCCCGCACCAGCGCTGGTTCTCCAACTTCGCGTTGGTCACCCTGCCGACCCCGTTCCTGGCCAGCACGGCCGGATGGGTGTTCACCGAGATGGGCCGCCAGCCATGGGTCGTCGTACCCAATCCCACCGGCGATCAACTGATTCGGCTCACCGTGCAGGACGGCGTCTCCAACCACTCCGCGGGCATGGTGTGGGTCTCACTGATCACCTTCACGCTGACCTATGCCGTGCTGGCCGTCATCTGGTTCGGGCTGCTGCGCCGCTACGTGGCCAAGGGACCGCAGGAACACGACTCCGAACCCGCGCCACCGACCCCACCCCGCGATGACGACGTGGCCCCACTGTCGTTCGCGTACTGAGGAGGTGATCTGACATGGGACTTCAGGAACTCTGGTTCATCATAGTCGCCGTGCTGTTCCTCGGGTTCTTCATACTCGAGGGCTTCGACTTCGGCGTCGGCATGCTGATGGCGCCACTGGGCGCCATGGCTGCGCCCGCGGATCGGGAGAATCACCGGCGCGCGGCGCTCAACACCATCGGCCCCGTGTGGGACGGCAACGAAGTCTGGCTGATCACGGCAGGCGGCGCCATGTTCGCAGCCTTCCCGGGCTGGTACGCGACGGTGTTCTCGGGGCTGTACCTGCCGCTGCTGGCGATCCTGTTCGCCATGATCCTGCGGATCGTCGCCATCGAGTGGCGCGGCAAGATCGATGACCCGATTTGGCGGAGGCGCGCCGACATCGGCATCGCCGTCGGGTCCTGGGTGCCGGCAATACTGTGGGGCGCAGCCTTTTCCATCCTGGTGCGGGGTCTGCCGGTCGGGCCCGACAAGCAGGTCGTGAACCTGGCGTTCACCGACGTGATCAACCCGTACACGCTGCTCGGCGGGTTGGCCACGTGTGGCGTGTTCCTGCTGCACGGCGCGGCGTTCCTGGCGCTGAAGACCGCGGGTGAGGTGCGCGACAACGCGCTGACGATCGCCCGCCGACTCACCATCCCGGTGGTGGTGATCGCGGCCGTGTTCGGCCTGTGGACCCAATTCGCCTACGGCAAGCCCGGTTCCTGGATTCTGCTCGGTCTCGCCGTCGTCTCGCTGCTGACCGCGGTGTTCCTGCTGCACCGGGGCACCCGCGACGGATGGGCTTTTGTCGCCACCACTGTCGTGGTCTTCGCGGTGGTCTCGATGCTCTTCGTC
The DNA window shown above is from Mycolicibacterium confluentis and carries:
- a CDS encoding cytochrome ubiquinol oxidase subunit I is translated as MDALDVSRWQFGITTVYHFIFVPLTIGLAPLIAVMQTIWHVTGRPEWYRLTRFFGKLFLINFAIGVATGIVQEFQFGMNWSEYSRFVGDIFGAPLAMEGLVAFFFESTFIGLWIFGWTRLPRAVHLACIWIVAIAVNMSAFFIISANSFMQHPVGAQFNPETGRAELQSIVALFTNNTAIWAFMHAVAASFLTASVFVACVCAWWMVRNNRRPQAPEAESDTSRADTSGADNAHMFRPATILGCWVALVAAAGLFWTGDIQGKLMFEQQPMKMASAESLCHTETDPMFSVLTVGTHNNCDSIVRVLEVPYVLPFLAESKFSGVTLQGVEDLQLAAEEKFGPGNYRPNLFVTYWSFRAMIGFLAFPMLFALTALWLTRRGRTPHQRWFSNFALVTLPTPFLASTAGWVFTEMGRQPWVVVPNPTGDQLIRLTVQDGVSNHSAGMVWVSLITFTLTYAVLAVIWFGLLRRYVAKGPQEHDSEPAPPTPPRDDDVAPLSFAY
- the cydB gene encoding cytochrome d ubiquinol oxidase subunit II, yielding MGLQELWFIIVAVLFLGFFILEGFDFGVGMLMAPLGAMAAPADRENHRRAALNTIGPVWDGNEVWLITAGGAMFAAFPGWYATVFSGLYLPLLAILFAMILRIVAIEWRGKIDDPIWRRRADIGIAVGSWVPAILWGAAFSILVRGLPVGPDKQVVNLAFTDVINPYTLLGGLATCGVFLLHGAAFLALKTAGEVRDNALTIARRLTIPVVVIAAVFGLWTQFAYGKPGSWILLGLAVVSLLTAVFLLHRGTRDGWAFVATTVVVFAVVSMLFVDLYPYLLPSTLDPEWSLTIYNASSTPYTLKVMTWAAAIFAPLVMIYQAWTYWVFRQRITADRIPASIGLSRRVS